Proteins from one Bacteroides mediterraneensis genomic window:
- a CDS encoding peptidylprolyl isomerase: MACTGNQKKTTDMETGNETLVRLETTMGNITVKLYNETPKHRDNFIKLVKEGTYDSTLFHRVIKNFMIQAGDPQSKTATDTTTLGNGDVGYTLPAEFNPKFFHKKGALAAARLGDDVNPKKESSGCQFYIVTGRKFSEAQMISMENQLNDARLENVFNELARKHMKEIYKMRKAGDNDGLLELQDSLETQARAIVAKEPALKFSREQIAAYTTVGGAPHLDGAYTVFGEVTDGMDVVDKIQAVKTNRADRPETDVRILKATVIE; this comes from the coding sequence ATGGCATGCACGGGCAATCAAAAAAAGACAACCGATATGGAAACTGGAAACGAAACACTTGTACGTCTGGAAACGACCATGGGCAACATCACGGTCAAACTGTATAACGAAACGCCCAAACACCGCGACAACTTTATCAAGCTGGTCAAGGAGGGCACTTACGACAGCACGCTCTTTCACCGTGTGATCAAGAACTTCATGATTCAGGCCGGCGACCCGCAAAGCAAGACGGCCACCGATACCACTACATTGGGCAACGGTGATGTGGGTTATACGCTTCCGGCAGAATTCAACCCGAAATTCTTCCACAAGAAAGGGGCTCTGGCCGCAGCCCGTCTGGGAGACGACGTGAACCCGAAAAAAGAATCTTCCGGCTGCCAGTTCTACATCGTAACCGGACGGAAGTTTTCGGAGGCACAGATGATCAGCATGGAAAACCAGTTGAACGACGCCCGCCTGGAAAACGTGTTCAACGAACTGGCCCGTAAGCACATGAAGGAAATCTACAAGATGCGGAAAGCCGGCGACAACGACGGCCTGCTGGAACTGCAGGATAGTCTGGAAACGCAGGCACGGGCCATCGTGGCCAAGGAACCGGCCTTGAAGTTCAGCCGTGAACAGATTGCGGCCTATACCACCGTAGGAGGTGCTCCTCATCTGGACGGAGCTTACACCGTATTTGGAGAAGTGACCGACGGTATGGACGTAGTGGACAAGATTCAGGCGGTCAAGACCAACCGGGCCGACCGTCCGGAAACTGATGTCCGTATTCTGAAAGCAACCGTGATTGAATAA
- a CDS encoding pitrilysin family protein has translation MIQVNRHTLDNGLRIVHNEDDSTQMVALNLLYDVGARDEDPSHTGFAHLFEHLMFGGSLHIPDYDTPVQNAGGENNAWTNNDMTNYYITLPFQNVETGFWLESDRMLSLDFSPKSLEVQRQVVIEEFKQRNLNQPYGDASHLLRELAYESHPYRWPTIGKEIAHIAHATLEEVKDFFYRFYAPNNAILAVTGHITFEETIRLAQKWFGPIPARKIPPRQLPKEQPQTAIRRKTVERKVPVDAIYMAFHMSNRMHPDYYVYDMITDILSNGRSSRFVQSLVQEQKLFTSIDAYISGSLDEGLLHITGKPAAGVSLEQAEEAIWKELEKMKTVPVSPQELEKVKNRYESEQIFNNINYLNVATNLAFFELTGKAEDINDEVNKYRAVTAPQIQAVSAKCFVPENCSILYYKAIP, from the coding sequence ATGATTCAAGTAAACCGTCATACACTGGACAACGGGCTGCGGATTGTACACAATGAGGACGACTCTACCCAAATGGTCGCCCTCAACCTGCTGTACGACGTGGGAGCCCGCGATGAAGACCCGTCGCACACGGGCTTTGCCCATCTGTTCGAGCATCTGATGTTCGGAGGCTCCCTTCATATCCCTGATTATGACACGCCGGTACAAAATGCCGGAGGGGAAAACAATGCCTGGACCAACAACGACATGACGAATTATTACATCACCCTGCCGTTCCAAAACGTGGAAACGGGGTTCTGGCTGGAAAGCGACCGCATGCTCAGTCTGGACTTCAGCCCGAAAAGTCTGGAGGTGCAACGGCAGGTAGTCATTGAAGAGTTCAAACAGCGCAACTTGAATCAGCCGTACGGCGACGCTTCGCATCTGCTAAGGGAACTGGCTTACGAATCGCATCCTTACCGCTGGCCAACCATCGGCAAGGAGATTGCCCACATTGCCCATGCCACACTGGAAGAGGTGAAAGACTTCTTCTACCGTTTCTATGCACCCAACAATGCCATCCTGGCCGTAACGGGGCACATCACTTTCGAGGAAACCATCCGACTGGCACAGAAATGGTTCGGCCCGATTCCGGCCCGGAAAATCCCTCCCCGCCAGCTTCCGAAAGAGCAGCCGCAAACGGCCATCCGCCGCAAGACGGTGGAACGGAAAGTCCCCGTGGATGCCATTTACATGGCTTTCCACATGTCCAACCGCATGCACCCGGATTATTATGTGTATGACATGATTACGGATATCCTCTCCAACGGACGTTCTTCCCGCTTCGTACAGTCGCTGGTGCAGGAACAGAAATTGTTCACTTCCATCGATGCCTATATCTCGGGCAGTCTGGACGAAGGATTGCTCCACATCACCGGAAAACCTGCCGCAGGGGTTTCATTGGAACAGGCCGAAGAAGCCATCTGGAAGGAACTGGAAAAGATGAAGACCGTACCCGTCAGCCCGCAGGAACTGGAAAAGGTGAAAAACCGCTACGAGAGTGAGCAGATTTTCAACAACATCAACTATTTGAACGTGGCCACCAACCTGGCTTTCTTCGAACTGACAGGAAAAGCCGAAGACATCAACGACGAGGTGAACAAATACCGCGCGGTAACCGCCCCGCAAATTCAGGCGGTTTCTGCCAAATGTTTTGTACCTGAAAACTGCAGCATTCTTTATTATAAGGCAATTCCATGA
- a CDS encoding MATE family efflux transporter: MKKSNYRALLWLGIPIVIGQIGVIVLGFADTLMIGHHSTQELAAASFVNNMFNLAIIFSTGFSYGLTPIVGSLFGQHHHEAAGRALKNSLAANTLLAVIVCLVMGLLYWNLERLGQPEELIPVMRPYYLVLLSSLPFVLWFNGFKQFTDGITDTRISMWILLGGNVLNIVGNYLLIYGKAGFPELGLWGAGIATLTSRILMVVAYLILFFGTSRYEVFKKGFTQGHINRTDFGQLNKLGWPIAGQMGMETASFSLSAIMVGWLGSTALASYQIMMAVSQVCFMMYYGMGAAVSVRISYFFGQKDLENVRRTARAGFHIILAMIVLTGIPIFLLRHHIGGWFTDDAAVSLMVAQVIIPFLLYQFGDGLQINFANALRGIADVRPMMLFSFIAYFLISLPAGYFFGFVCQWGVTGIWAAFPFGLTSAGIMYYLRFSYKTKQPC, encoded by the coding sequence ATGAAAAAATCCAACTACCGGGCACTTCTCTGGCTGGGCATCCCCATTGTCATCGGACAAATCGGGGTCATCGTACTGGGGTTTGCCGATACCTTGATGATAGGCCACCACAGCACGCAGGAGCTGGCTGCCGCCAGTTTCGTGAACAACATGTTCAACCTGGCCATCATTTTCAGCACGGGATTCAGTTACGGGCTGACCCCCATCGTGGGAAGCCTTTTCGGACAGCACCACCATGAAGCAGCCGGAAGGGCGTTGAAGAACAGTCTGGCAGCCAACACCTTGCTGGCGGTCATCGTCTGTCTGGTCATGGGACTGCTCTATTGGAACTTGGAACGTCTCGGCCAGCCGGAGGAACTGATTCCGGTAATGCGCCCCTATTATCTGGTGCTCCTTTCCTCCCTGCCTTTTGTGCTATGGTTCAACGGTTTCAAGCAGTTTACCGACGGCATCACCGACACGCGCATTTCCATGTGGATTCTGCTGGGTGGCAACGTGCTGAACATCGTGGGGAACTACCTGCTGATTTACGGGAAGGCGGGCTTTCCGGAACTGGGGCTGTGGGGGGCCGGCATCGCAACCCTGACCTCACGTATCCTGATGGTGGTGGCCTACCTGATTCTCTTCTTCGGCACTTCCCGCTACGAAGTATTCAAAAAAGGATTTACCCAAGGACATATCAACAGGACCGATTTCGGACAACTGAACAAGCTGGGATGGCCCATTGCCGGACAGATGGGCATGGAAACCGCTTCGTTCAGTCTCAGCGCCATCATGGTGGGCTGGCTGGGCAGTACGGCACTGGCATCCTATCAGATTATGATGGCCGTATCGCAGGTTTGCTTCATGATGTACTACGGCATGGGAGCCGCCGTATCCGTACGCATCAGCTATTTCTTCGGACAGAAAGACCTGGAGAATGTACGCCGCACGGCCCGTGCGGGCTTCCATATCATTCTGGCGATGATTGTGCTGACCGGTATCCCTATCTTCCTGCTCCGCCACCACATCGGGGGCTGGTTTACAGACGATGCGGCCGTGAGCCTCATGGTGGCCCAGGTCATCATCCCCTTCCTGCTCTACCAGTTTGGCGACGGCCTGCAAATCAACTTCGCCAATGCCCTGAGAGGGATTGCCGACGTACGTCCCATGATGCTGTTCTCGTTCATCGCCTACTTCCTGATTTCGCTGCCGGCCGGCTATTTCTTCGGATTTGTCTGCCAGTGGGGTGTGACGGGAATCTGGGCTGCCTTTCCTTTCGGACTCACCAGTGCCGGAATCATGTATTACCTGCGTTTCAGTTATAAAACCAAACAACCCTGTTAA